A single region of the Grus americana isolate bGruAme1 chromosome 3, bGruAme1.mat, whole genome shotgun sequence genome encodes:
- the LOC129204477 gene encoding spectrin beta chain, non-erythrocytic 2-like isoform X2, which produces MSGSMARKVQPFTISTKLSLPKCAADFPGDACPGIALASALDNHRGLRRSLNERISLYLAQARASPAAPEGQPRSPSPGEDGGTDEERLNRNSLARSIKKITLSNWHGEAGAGDTGGPGDPVRTGGERNHNNNNSRPGRAQFKVFLRKDVDAEDEQQEAGSLRAGGFCSPVDRGSPFYALASPLVSSPRKESPKGKEPAAAPRCGGRSSAVAAPLLDPSPLVAQFNREMLQAEGWVRGKLWDLKDGCDLQDWEEVAQTLQRDMKDFENTLIKLNQMGEQLMWRASPSAEGVRRQLLALRDQWQLLKQTAASQSKALGGLRSLQDFNRKAERLEAWIRHKEEKPSLAALLQESPDKIQLTRRILDLKQEEQQFQSLHEELNSLAQKLEKQGKSESRSISARRKHLNKMWLRLQGTLKEHHEVLQLALEVAAFLQQADTLLGAIHAKRSVCGVGKPGEGEPCRDRDVRDMASQVMMLDVTVSQLLSLQPSLAARVTPKHRDVKESWAQLQQALRTEKAPTLVSSSPRGEAVAPSMESRGDDSSHGAVGKEAGDKRTRGPGSTVPKDMPGKMAERGRGEESSPGSPATGQPPHGGDSKRRRREAEAEWGTQQPEAQVQDICQVVNVTVSPHKENTGPGTPPCPVGDVESLEATRMQRELLNPSHSPGSALQEGLVAGGALESPPVEAMLRELGELWEDLQRKHQENGAVLREIDKALRLVGELDRAERWLQAVAGLLSEPATMRSPVELRRDLEEMSQLEKQLLLCGLKLQALREEAAGESPTEHEGARKMQRKVEMVEEKLARVQAALRRRAADLRDSLVLSEFLQDLQEEEARSQQAPAVPGSGRCSSRGSFPLLSAEAGQPPSSEDISCPLGELQEAVEMLNDAAKERERVMEVVAETESLERLVAEVSPHLEALRCRAEALARDTAQAESGFTAVKSEKDLQGLQGLLSRQQEMERVVSETLQGQLEELERAAAHLQELCPARLCPVSREVQGTLQAWAGLRELLRETRARVQQAGRLRHFFKDYLAMISWTEDTRAQIFSESPSSHGLPETPCEELERRIEGKLKEFEALAAVGQQLVSEEHYLSATIKERLEELQSMLGWVLVRWRAQRHQRDPGSKQEDRKDSESPLGTSPTSQEQCAPCAEPCLESIRSPARFTPCSLPEQGSEPRVPVGMADSPLSSPLLDAPSGVERSWGDPSSSTPHSTGPPKEAVIWDPAETSTVLLPPRGPGGLGGTVNLILSIGKKGEKKKAQMVAGGEQPGEEVLRMLPATKPSGCKTFWKRCQGLLGNTWGSLKRKRKPPRQPVEEAQVEAGKTSSVKRLPTITHRPLASSGGTPAASHTLPKTGAGSLFNSLQRRERARAEQARLLTLQGIMGANSLQPAPEERHGPSNTWPQKCGRRKEGPGVAAAGPPLGELLLYVRNPLVRDIDAECGVTPRDPCLPDPKATCPHLSLGSVFSLELPRDTVVLGCRQGAIAWREEVEGQEQKQGGGVKPWEPTGTHGAGGQEEEDADGLSPQGPGEGLGMSPKSERGMWLKEVSFNPSYSCQRAHRTAEERWSPRHPGSASEDLLDFRPSRPSRVNVLHEQVGREGDELAARLGQDGSPGTTGRARHREAAWLELGPSPAAIPGRAGAVPGTARTQRPSGSSQPRGSSASPTAPTQLSVFEWALGSPQPPSPVSGSGEVCHPAHGQFEEEEEELQAIWDGVGEQRAPSPPAGSRVHHGPGSGADSRPSPDTTASGPLILSAANNVLVAKFTLPTAAQLLHSPVGEKSPAVGHSGGGSPSGYGASPRMEEPVSAAPLDSPGAWDRRRHGEDEREGSKGPPSKTEFQMMEGTLERKHVLQTGGRKANCRAWGLFHAVLMRQTLCFYQDRRDSLKSSVVALPLNLSGAVCTPDAEYTKKTNCFRLQLRDGSEYLLRAPSQPLMNEWVSKLQQNSGFPEVDYFRAAAQRVEGTGSAGGSSKVPSPGSSHLQGHHQVVTAKSQEIVVLPRSNAQLQRPLGSQDGPADGAVAAAEVAHGARHREQQWSPRGSPGLWDNSCQEDDYGLVANKRRSYSFTSATYQKITPVAMPKEPVEAGSSYSVTLYIGEQAPAVPRARCHSFVARPGSPRDTLGEKTPGPPRPKNKSVFKKFFGKKE; this is translated from the exons ATGTCCGGCAGCATGGCGAGGAAGGTGCAGCCCTTCACCATCAGCACCAAGCTCTCGCTGCCCAAGTGTGCCGCCGACTTCCCCGGGGACGCCTGCCCCGGCATCGCCCTCGCCTCCGCTCTGGATAACCACCGCGGCCTCCGCCGCAGCCTCAACGAGCGCATCTCCCTCTACCTGGCCCAAGCCCGggccagccccgccgcccccgagggccagccccgcagccccagccccggcgaGGATGGGGGAACCGACGAGGAGCGGCTGAACCGCAACTCCCTCGCCCGCTCCATTAAGAAGATCACGCTGTCCAACTGGCATGGGGAGGCTGGCGCGGGGGATACAGGGGGACCCGGGGACCCTGTTCGGACCGGCGGCGAGAGGAAccataacaacaacaacagcaggcCAGGGAGAGCTCAGTTCAAG GTCTTCCTCAGGAAGGACGTGGATGCGGAGGACgagcagcaggaggctgggagcCTCCGGGCTGGTGGTTTCTGCTCTCCGGTGGACAGAGGTTCCCCCTTCTACGCG ctgGCATCACCCCTGGTGTCGTCACCCCGAAAAGAGAGTCCCAAGGGCAAGGAGCCTGCCGCAGCACCAAGATGTGGTGGGCGAAGCAGTGCAGTAGCAGCCCCCCTCCTCGACCCGAGCCCTCTGGTAGCCCAGTTTAACCGGGAGATGCTGCAG GCGGAGGGCTGGGTGCGAGGCAAGCTGTGGGACCTGAAGGACGGCTGCGACCTCCAGGACTGGGAGGAGGTGGCTCAGACGCTGCAGCGGGACATGAAGGATTTTGAGAACACGCTGATAAAGCTCAACCAG ATGGGCGAGCAGCTGATGTGGCGGGCGAGCCCCAGCGCTGAGGGGGTGCGGAGGCAGCTGCTGGCCCTGCGGGACCAGTGGCAGCTCCTGAAGCAGACGGCTGCCAGCCAGAGCAAagccctgggggggctgcggagCCTGCAGGACTTCAACAGGAAAGCTGAGCGGCTGGAAGCATGGATCAGGCACAAG GAGGAGAAGCCCTCCCTGGCAGCCCTCCTGCAGGAAAGCCCAGACAAGATCCAGCTCACCCGCCGCATCCTTGACTTGAAGCAG gaggagcagcagttcCAGAGTCTGCACGAGGAGCTGAATAGCCTGGCCCAGAAGCTGGAGAAACAAGGCAAAAGTGAGAGCAGGAGCATCTCAGCCCGGCGCAAGCACCTCAACAAAAT GTGGCTGCGGCTGCAGGGGACCCTGAAGGAGCACCATGAGGTTCTGCAGCTGGCCCTGGAGGTGGCCGCCTTCCTCCAGCAAGCAGATACCCTGCTTGGAGCCATCCATGCCAAG AGGAGCGTCTGTGGTGTGGGGAAGCCAGGGGAGGGTGAGCCATGCCGGGATCGGGATGTCAGGGACATGGCCAGCCAGGTGATG ATGCTGGATGTGACCGTGTCCCAGCTcctcagcctgcagcccagcctggcagcccGAGTCACCCCCAAGCACCGAGATGTCAAGGAGAGCTGGGCACAGCTCCAGCAGGCGCTGAG GACGGAGAAGGCTCCAACGTTGGTGAGCAGTTCTCCAAGGGGCGAAGCTGTGGCTCCAAGCATGGAGTCCCGAGGAGATGATAGCAGCCATGGGGCAGTggggaaggaagcaggagaCAAACGGACAAGAGGCCCTGGGAGCACG GTGCCGAAGGACATGCCGGGGAAGATGGCAGAgcgagggagaggggaggagagcagccctggctcTCCAGCAACGGGGCAGCCCCCTCACGGAGGGGACAGCAAAAG gaggaggagagaggcagaggcTGAGTGGGGGACACAGCAGCCGGAGGCCCAGGTGCAGGACATCTGCCAGGTGGTGAATGTG ACCGTGTCCCCGCACAAGGAGAACACGGGTCCCGGGACCCCGCCATGTCCAGTGGGGGATGTGGAAAGCCTGGAGGCAACACGTATGCAGCGGGAGCTCCTGAaccccagccacagccctgggtCTGCGCTGCAG gaggggctggtggctgggggggctctggaAAGCCCGCCGGTGGAGGCCATGCTTcgggagctgggggagctgtGGGAGGACCTGCAGAGGAAGCACCAGGAGAATGGCGCTGTGCTGCGGGAAATTGATAAG GCACTGAGGCTGGTGGGGGAGCTGGACCGAGCCGAGCGGTGGCTGCAAGCCGTGGCCGGGTTGCTCTCAGAGCCAGCCACCATGAGAAGCCCAGTGGAGCTGCGTCGGGACCTGGAGGAGATGAGccagctggagaagcagctcctgctgtgtgGCCTCAAGCTCCAGGCGCTGCGGGAGGAGGCGGCAGGCGAGTCGCCCACTGAGCACGAGGGAGCGAGGAAGATGCAGAGGAAGGTGGAGATGGTGGAGGAAAA GTTGGCACGTGTGCAGGCAGCCCTGCGGCGCCGGGCAGCAGACCTGCGCGACTCCCTGGTGCTGTCTGAGTTCCTGCAGGAcctgcaagaggaggaggcacgGAGCCAGCAGGCACCTGCAGTG CCAGGGAGCGGGCGTTGCAGCTCACGGGGGTCTTTTCCCCTGCTCTCGGCCGAGGCTGGACAGCCACCGAGCAGCGAGGACATAAGCTGCCCCTtaggagagctgcaggaggctgtgGAGATGCTGAACGACGCAGCAAAGGAGCGGGAGCGGGTCATGGAAGTGGTGGCAGAGACAGAGAGCCTGGAGCGACTG GTGGCAGAGGTGTCCCCACACCTGGAGGCCCTTCGATGCAGAGCCGAGGCACTGGCTCGTGACACTGCCCAAGCAGAGAGTGGCTTCACTGCGGTGAAGAGTGAGAAGgacctccaggggctgcagggcttgCTGAGCCggcagcaggagatggag CGTGTGGTGTCGGAGACGCTGCaggggcagctggaggagctggagagagcagctgCCCACTTGCAAGAGCTCTGCCCTGCTCGGCTGTGCCCTGTAAGCCGGGAGGTGCAGGGGACGCTGCAGgcctgggcagggctgcgggagcTGCTGCGGGAGACCCGGGCCCGTGTGCAGCAGGCTGGCCGGCTGCGGCACTTCTTCAAGGATTACTTAGCCATGAT CTCCTGGACAGAGGACACGCGGGCTCAGATCTTCTCTGAAAGCCCAAGCAGCCACGGCCTCCCAGAGACTCCATgtgaggagctggagaggaggaTCGAAGGGAAGCTTAAGGAGTTTGAGGCACTGGCAGCGGTGGGGCAGCAGCTGGTGTCTGAGGAGCACTACCTGAGTGCGACG ATAAAGGAACGCTtggaggagctgcagagcatgctgggctgggtgctggtgcGCTGGCGAGCACAGAGGCACCAGCGGGACCCAGGGAGCAAGCAGGAGGACAGAAAGGACTCGGAGAGCCCCTTGGGCACGTCCCCCACCAGCCAA gagcagTGTGCCCCATGTGCTGAGCCCTGTCTGGAGAGCATTCGCAGCCCGGCAAGGTTCAcgccctgctccctgcccgaGCAAGGATCAGAGCCGCGGGTGCCAGTGGGAATGGCCGACTCCCCACTGTCATCGCCGCTCTTGGATGCCCCATCGGGAgtggagaggagctggggggaCCCCAGCAGCTCGACACCCCACAGCACGGGACCCCCCAAGGAGGCTGTCATCTGGGATCCTGCTGAGAcctccacagtgctgctgccaccGCGGGGCCCcggtgggctgggggggacgGTCAACCTCATTCTCAGCATTGGCAAGAAGGGCGAGAAGAAGAAGGCGCAGATGGTGGCCGGTGGTGAACAgccaggggaggaggtgctgcgGATG CTCCCTGCCACTAAACCCTCAGGCTGTAAAACCTTTTGGAAGCGTTGCCAGGGGCTTTTAGGAAACACTTGGGGTAGTTTAAAGCGAAAGAGAAAGCCGCCTCGCCAGCCAGTTGAAGAG GCACAGGTGGAGGCTGGGAAAACCTCCAGTGTGAAGCGGCTGCCCACCATCACCCACCGCCCTCTGGCATCCAGCGGCGGGACGCCGGCCGCCTCCCACACCCTGCCCAAGACCGGGGCCGGCTCCCTCTTCAACAGCCTGCAGCGGCGGGAGCGGGCACGGGCCGAGCAGGCACGGCTGCTGACACTGCAGGGCATCATGGGTGCAaactccctgcagcctgcaccCGAGGAGCGCCATGGCCCCAGCAACACATGGCCTCAGAAGTGCggccggaggaaggaggggCCGGGGGTGGCCGCTGCTGGACCCCCActtggggagctgctgctctaTGTCAGGAACCCACTGGTGCGGGACATCGATGCTGAGTGTGGGGTGACCCCACGGGACCCCTGCCTCCCTGACCCAAAAGCCACATGCCCCCACCTGTCCCTGGGCTccgtgttcagcctggagctgcCGCGGGACACGGTGGTCCTTGGGTGTCGCCAAGGGGCCATAGCATggcgggaggaggtggaggggcaggagcagaagCAGGGCGGGGGGGTGAAGCCATGGGAGCCTACAGGCACGCATggagctggagggcaggaggaggaagatgcagATGGGCTGAGTCCCCAGGGGCCTGGTGAGGGGCTGGGGATGTCCCCCAAGAGCGAGCGAGGAATGTGGCTCAAGGAGGTGAGCTTCAACCCCAGCTACAGCTGCCAAAGGGCACACCGCACCGCGGAGGAACGCTGGAGCCCGCGGCACCCGGGCAGCGCCAGCGAAGACCTCCTGGACTTCAGGCCGAGCCGGCCGTCCCGCGTCAACGTGCTGCACGAGCAGGTCGGCCGGGAGGGGGATGAGCTGGCCGCCCGGCTGGGACAGGATGGCAGCCCCGGCACCACCGGCAGGGCCAGGCATCGTGAAGCTGCCTGGCTGGAGCTCGGACCGTCCCCTGCTGCCatcccaggcagggcaggagccgtCCCTGGCACTGCCCGCACGCAGCGGCCatctggcagcagccagcccagagGGTCCTCAGCTTCCCCCACTGCCCCCACCCAGCTCTCTGTCTTCGAGTGGGCGCTggggtccccccagccccccagccctgtgtcAGGCAGCGGGGAGGTTTGCCaccctgcccatgggcagtttgaggaagaggaggaggagctgcaggccATCTGGGATGGGGTGGGCGAGCAGCGGGCACCCAGCCCACCAGCAGGCAGCCGTGTCCACCATGGTCCAGGGAGCGGGGCGGACAGCCGACCCAGCCCCGACACCACCGCCAGCGGGCCCCTCATCCTCTCGGCGGCCAACAATGTTCTGGTGGCCAAGTTCACCCTTCCCACCGCCGCCCAGCTCCTCCACAGCCCGGTGGGAGAGAAGAGCCCTGCTGTGGGGCACAGTGGTGGTGGTAGCCCCAGCGGGTATGGGGCGTCCCCCCGCATGGAGGAGCCAGTGTCCGCAGCCCCCTTGGACAGCCCTGGTGCCTGGGATCGGCGGAGGCATGGGGAAGACGAGAGAGAGGGCAGCAAG GGCCCCCCCAGTAAAACCGAGTTTCAGATGATGGAGGGGACACTGGAAAGGAAGCACGTGTTGCAGACAGGAGGGAGGAAG GCCAACTGCCGTGCCTGGGGCCTCTTCCATGCCGTGCTGATGAGGCAGACGCTGTGCTTCTACCAGGACCGCAGGGACAGCCTTAAG AGCTCCGTGGTGGCCCTTCCCCTGAACCTCTCCGGGGCGGTCTGCACCCCGGATGCTGAGTACACCAAGAAGACCAACTGCTTCAGGCTACA GCTACGGGATGGCTCTGAGTATCTCCTGAgggccccctcccagcccctcatGAATGAATGGGTCTCCAAGCTGCAGCAAAACTCAG GTTTCCCCGAAGTGGATTACTTCCGGGCGGCAGCACAGCGTGTTGAGGGCaccggcagtgctggggg TTCCAGCAAGGTCCCCAGCCCTGGAAGCTCCCACCTCCAGGGACATCATCAGGTCGTGACTGCCAAGAGCCAGGAGATCGTGGTGCTACCCCGCTCAAACGCCCAGCTGCAGCGGCCTCTGGGCAGCCAGGATGGCCCAGCCGAtggggctgtggcagcagcag AGGTTGCTCATGGAGCCAGGCACAGGGAGCAGCAGTGGTCACCCAGGGGGTCCCCCGGGCTGTGGGACAACAGCTGCCAAGAAGATGACTACGGCCTAGTTGCCAACAAGAGGAGGTCCTACTCCTTCACCTCAG CCACCTACCAGAAGATCACTCCCGTGGCCATGCCCAAGGAGCCGGTGGAGGCCGGGAGCAGCTACTCAGTCACGCTGTACATTGGGGAGCAAGCACCTGCTGTGCCGAGGGCACGATGCCACTCCTTTGTGGCCCGGCCAGGGAGCCCACGGGACACACTGGGGGAGAAGACCCCTGGTCCCCCTCGCCCCAAGAACAAATCCGTCTTCAAGAAGTTCTTTGGGAAGAAGGAGTGA